The region GATACATCTTATTACTCAAATTGCTCTGTCCTAATTTTGCAAATAAGGGATTTAATTCCTCGCCATCGTAGAACCCAGGCTCTTCCTCGATCAATATCTTCTCAAAATCCAATATGTCTCTATAATTTATATTCTCTTTTAACTCATAACTATTACGTTTAGGATGTATGAAAACACTGTAGCTCTTCTCTCCCTCAAATACCAAGAGAGCGAGAAAATTAAAATTAAAGCTTCCCTTAACAATGTTGGCAATAACCGGCGGCAGCTGCTGAAGATACATAACCCTTGTAAGCTCTTTACTTATTTCAAAAAAACCTGTTATCTTTGCAACATCAAGCTGCAGTTGCTTGTTAACCTCATCCATCTCTGACAACTTATCTTCGCTCTTAGCAAATTGCAACTCCATGCTTTTATGCTCAGAGCTTAGACTCTGAAACTCTTCTTTAACTATACCCCTGTTAATAAAATCAATTAAAGAGAGTGAGAGATAGAGGGCCAGCCAAGAGAAGTAAGTCGCTATTTCTAGCTTCCTAAGGTATAAGATTAAGAAAAAAGAGATAACCGCAAATATGATCTTAAATCTAACACCTCTTTTGACTGTAAAGAGGACACCCAAAATTAGTAGAAAGAGAAACTCATTCATAGATTACTATGTTCTTACCGCTTCTTTTACCTTCATAGAGCCTGGCATCAGAGAGTTCTATTAAAGACTGAGCCTCTCTCTTGTCTTCAGGATATATAGCCAGCCCTATTGTGACTGTTATGTTTACAATCTGCCGCCTTATCTTTATATCGCTCTTCTCGATATTTTTCCGCATGCTCTCCGCTCTTTGAACCAGACTATCTCTATCATCTGAATTCAAGAGTACCAGAAACTCTTCTCCTCCGTAACGGCAGGCAAACTCATTTTTTTTCAACCCGGACTTAATCATCCAAGAGATGTTTTTAAGGACAAGGTCTCCGGCTATATGTCCATAACTATCATTGCAATTTTTAAAATCATCAATATCTATCATCAATAAGGCAAAATATTCCGGCGACTCTCTTTTTAATCTATTATCAAGCAGCCTTAAAAATTCCCTTCTAAGATAGAAACTGGTCAGGCTATCCTGGATCGCAAGCTCTTCCATCTTCTGAAAAAGATAGGCATTATCTATAGCTATAGCTGATAAAGCAGATATAATATCTAAGAGACGCAAGTCATCTACTGTAAACTCATCAACAGCATTGGAGTCTATTCTTAAAATACCTAAGAGCTTATCTCTGGATATAATAGGAGAAGAGAGAAGAGACCTAAACTCTCTACCGTAGGAAAAAACCTCTTCAGAATCAAACCTAAAATCCCTTAAAATATCGTTTATAAGCAGCGGTGTACGCTGCCTAAATACCCAATGCTCGCAAGGATCTCCAGTCTTTGCTTTTATCTTAATCTTGGGAGAGAGAATGCAAGAACTTGCAAGATTGAAGACATCCTTATTACTATCAAAAAGATATATCATAGATACCTCACCCTTAGAGATCACCTCTAAGGCCTTAGTAGAGATAACGCTCAACAGTTCTTGAAGGTCTAAATTTGCAATTATATCTTCAGAGAATGTTCTTAAGTGAGTGAATCTAAATATCTTCTTCTCCAATGCTTCATTTATCTTTACAAGATCTAGATATTGAGCATTGTTTACATTTACCTTTTCCTCAACCTCTTCCAGGCTAAGACTAATAGAATTCAACTTCTTCCGGACCTTTATTTTCAAATAGCTAAACCTAAAAACAAAGAATAAAAAGAAGAATAAAAAATACTGGATATAAGGCGAAGGGTACTTGATTGCAAAGAGAAACACCGTAAGAAATAGCATCTCTAAGAGATAGAAGATAAGCCCTATTTCCAGCTTGAAGAAGATAAAAAATGAAGCTGAAAAGACAATAAGCAGAAGGAATGGAAAATGAAACTTAAAATTCTGAAAAAATATTAAAAAGAACGAGAAGCCGGCTATCTGAGAGATAAAAATAAATAAAAGAAGTAAATTCTTTTTTATGCTGATACCGTTATTCATTAAAAAAATTTAAATGATGGTCTTCTCGGTATCTTTGTCAAAAAAATGTATATTGCTCATGTCAAAGACTACTTCAAGGTCTTGGCCAGCCTGAGCCTGCTCCTGGCCTCCAACTTTAGCAATAAAAGAAGCCTCTCCTATGTTAAGATATAGGTAGACTTCAGAGCCCATAGGCTCAACAACCTCCACGTTGACATGCACAACATTCTCAGGCGGTGCTTCAGATACAAAAAGCCTATCGTATATATCTTCCGGACGGATACCGAATATTAACTCCTTGTCCAAATAATCCTTAATATAGAACACCATATCATCCACTATTCTAACCTTAAAACTGCCGGAATCAAAATAGGTCCGGCTATCAATCCTAACTATTTTACCCTCAACAAAGTTCATCGGCGGAGTACCTATAAAGCCCGCAACGAATTTATTGTCCGGCTTATTGTATAGAACATGCGGATCTGCAATCTGCTGGATATAACCATCTTTCATTACAACGATCTTCTCTCCCAG is a window of Candidatus Kaelpia aquatica DNA encoding:
- a CDS encoding sensor domain-containing diguanylate cyclase; translated protein: MNNGISIKKNLLLLFIFISQIAGFSFFLIFFQNFKFHFPFLLLIVFSASFFIFFKLEIGLIFYLLEMLFLTVFLFAIKYPSPYIQYFLFFFLFFVFRFSYLKIKVRKKLNSISLSLEEVEEKVNVNNAQYLDLVKINEALEKKIFRFTHLRTFSEDIIANLDLQELLSVISTKALEVISKGEVSMIYLFDSNKDVFNLASSCILSPKIKIKAKTGDPCEHWVFRQRTPLLINDILRDFRFDSEEVFSYGREFRSLLSSPIISRDKLLGILRIDSNAVDEFTVDDLRLLDIISALSAIAIDNAYLFQKMEELAIQDSLTSFYLRREFLRLLDNRLKRESPEYFALLMIDIDDFKNCNDSYGHIAGDLVLKNISWMIKSGLKKNEFACRYGGEEFLVLLNSDDRDSLVQRAESMRKNIEKSDIKIRRQIVNITVTIGLAIYPEDKREAQSLIELSDARLYEGKRSGKNIVIYE